One bacterium genomic region harbors:
- a CDS encoding deoxyguanosinetriphosphate triphosphohydrolase: APYAAKSARSRGRVHKEPECEFRTCFARDRDRIVHCEAFRRLEYKTQVFVNHEGDYYRTRLTHTLEVAQISRGLARTLRLNEDLSEAIALAHDLGHTPFGHRGETALNELMANHGGFEHNRQSYRVVTLLERRYPDFPGLNLSAEVLEGLLKHAGEYDSPELGGLAVDMKRYPSLEAQVVNVADEIAYMNHDLDDGLESGMLKTADLDNVELWKRVNSEVSKDHPGIAPKMQKSQAIRRLIHLLVTDLQDETRRRIGELGIASTEDVAATAEPAVAFSDKMKVTTKGLKDFLFANLYRHFRVERMADKSNRILSALFNTYLNNPKVLPPSIERAIREEGHAERRVCDYIAGMTDRFALGEYAKLFDPDEKV, encoded by the coding sequence GCGCCCTACGCGGCCAAGAGCGCTCGCAGCCGCGGCCGCGTGCACAAGGAGCCCGAGTGCGAGTTCCGCACCTGCTTCGCGAGGGATCGCGACCGAATAGTCCACTGCGAGGCTTTCCGCCGCCTGGAGTACAAGACCCAGGTCTTCGTCAACCACGAGGGGGATTACTACCGCACCAGGCTCACGCACACGCTCGAGGTGGCGCAGATATCCAGGGGGCTCGCGCGCACGCTCCGGCTCAACGAGGATCTCTCCGAGGCGATCGCGCTTGCTCACGACCTCGGCCACACGCCGTTCGGCCATCGCGGCGAGACCGCGCTCAACGAACTGATGGCGAACCACGGGGGCTTCGAGCACAACCGCCAGAGCTACCGCGTGGTCACGCTGCTGGAGCGCCGCTATCCCGATTTCCCAGGCCTCAATCTCTCCGCCGAGGTCCTCGAGGGGCTGCTCAAACACGCGGGCGAGTACGATTCCCCGGAGCTGGGCGGCCTAGCGGTGGATATGAAGAGATATCCCTCGCTCGAGGCGCAGGTGGTGAACGTGGCGGACGAAATCGCCTACATGAACCACGACCTGGACGATGGGCTCGAGTCCGGCATGCTGAAGACGGCCGATCTCGACAACGTCGAGCTCTGGAAGCGGGTCAACTCTGAAGTCTCGAAGGATCACCCCGGTATCGCGCCCAAGATGCAGAAGAGCCAGGCGATCAGGAGGCTCATACACCTGCTGGTCACAGATCTTCAGGACGAGACGAGGCGGCGCATAGGGGAGCTGGGGATCGCCTCGACGGAGGACGTCGCAGCGACTGCGGAGCCGGCCGTGGCGTTCAGCGACAAGATGAAGGTGACGACAAAGGGGCTCAAGGACTTCCTCTTCGCCAACCTCTACCGCCACTTCCGCGTGGAGAGGATGGCGGACAAATCGAACCGCATCCTCTCGGCCCTGTTCAACACATACCTCAACAATCCGAAGGTCCTGCCTCCCTCGATCGAGCGCGCTATCCGCGAGGAGGGGCATGCGGAGCGCAGGGTCTGCGACTACATCGCCGGCATGACCGATCGCTTCGCGCTGGGCGAATACGCCAAACTCTTTGATCCGGACGAAAAGGTCTGA